AAAAGTATCAACAATATAGTAAATTTTCTCATAGTTTGATAGGACAGTCTCAATGTGATAAACAATTTGCAAAAAATACGGTAAATTAAATACACTATTTTCACAGGAATATGAAGGTGGTATATCTGAGCATACAATTAAAGAACCTAGTATATCTGTACGATTACTTGCAGGATTAATGGCATTAATCATATAAACATTTTTCCCGCATTCAAAAGGAGGATTATTACACTTTCTAATTTCACTTATATGGTTTTTTTCGACTATCTCTGAATCAGATATCATACTCTTTATTAAAGAAGCAGTCAAAACATCACTGAAGTTATATTTATATTTATAGTTTATCCTAGTTGTATTGTCATTAAAAATTGCAAAATAAGCACTAGCAACATTAGTAAAATATGAATTTCTTTTTATAAACTCTTTAAAATGAACTTCAAAATCAAAAAATTGAGATAGTGTTGTATTTTCCATATAATCCTCCTAGAAAAAACTCAAGTTTAGTAAATATTATTTACCCTATAATAAGTAAATTATATCATATATGATTCCATAGTTCTATATTATTAATCAAAAAGTTGTAATAGATAGAATTTTATTTTAATTATCTAAGATATTAATAAAAATAAGATTTTTTTATAATCAATTTACTTGACTTAGATATTTATCTAATTTAATATATAAATATCTAAATAATAATTATTTTATAGGTAAATATCTTATAGAGGTTTTGAGATGAATATTTTAAAAGAAAAAAACTTTAGAAATTTAATGATTGGAAAATTCAGTTCTCTATTAGGAAGTAATATGCAACAGTTTGCTTTATCCCTGTATGTATTATCCATCACAGGCTCTGCTCTTATATTTTCAAGTATGCTTGCAATTTCAATAATTCCTAGAATATTATTATCACCTGTAGGTGGAGTTTTTGGAGATTGGTTTGATCGGAAAAAAACTATAATAAGATTAGATTTAATTAACGGTTTTCTAATCGGAGGATTTGCTTTATACTTTTATATAAACGGTGGCATGAGTTTGATAAGTATCTATATTTTAGTTTTTTTATTAGAGATAGTTGAAATATTTTTTGACAGTGCCATGGGAGCAGTTATCCCTAGTATTATGCCAAAAGAAAGATTACTTGAAGCCAATAGTATTAAATCGATGATTGATAGTATTTCAAATATAGCATCTCCACTAATAGCATCTTCACTTTATGCTTTCTTCGGGATGCAGCTTCTATTGATAATTAATTCTATAAGCTTTATACTATCTGCAATTTTAGAAATGACTATAGAAATTCCAAAATATAATAAGGAGCCTGAAAAAGTAGATTTTAATAATTTTAAAAAGGATTTTATTTCAGGAATTACGGTTTTAAAAAAACATAAAATTTTAGTAAATATAATAGCCTTTGGTGTGTTTTTAAATTTTTCAATCGGTCCTCTTCTAAGTGTAGGATTGATATTTCTGTTCTTTAAAGTCTTGCATAGCACTGAGATTCAATATGGAGTACTCACTACCTGTATCGGAATATCCATGCTACTAGCTCCTGTAATAGTTGGAAAAAAAGCAAAGTCTATGGATATTGGCAAACTAGCAATTCAAACTTTTTTCGCCATAAGTATTATTA
This portion of the Acetoanaerobium noterae genome encodes:
- a CDS encoding MFS transporter, whose amino-acid sequence is MNILKEKNFRNLMIGKFSSLLGSNMQQFALSLYVLSITGSALIFSSMLAISIIPRILLSPVGGVFGDWFDRKKTIIRLDLINGFLIGGFALYFYINGGMSLISIYILVFLLEIVEIFFDSAMGAVIPSIMPKERLLEANSIKSMIDSISNIASPLIASSLYAFFGMQLLLIINSISFILSAILEMTIEIPKYNKEPEKVDFNNFKKDFISGITVLKKHKILVNIIAFGVFLNFSIGPLLSVGLIFLFFKVLHSTEIQYGVLTTCIGISMLLAPVIVGKKAKSMDIGKLAIQTFFAISIIILLIAFFSSNIFINYFDTTLVPMLAIGIMVCIVTLLSTIVNISLGTLLQTIVPRDFISRVGSVMNLGLLASIPLGQILFGLLVEKVSISLTIIFVGIIVLLATIYFKKPFITNEQEEESCNINFSPLKAKS